In Penaeus monodon isolate SGIC_2016 chromosome 41, NSTDA_Pmon_1, whole genome shotgun sequence, a single genomic region encodes these proteins:
- the LOC119598738 gene encoding probable kinetochore protein NUF2 isoform X2, producing MKKSDFPEISKMCDQIFNDEMLINTFSTVFDMKVTVQDMKQLKPDFVQKIYLLFIRDFGAGLEQIHQLPFDVSESVQQYPDMYRSIMRTMALAKVINLFLKIMYNDDSFMSADLFDPKPRRTRRFFSLMMEFYYAANESTEQLNAIEEQVAIKREAREKQQENIEKNIAKLRQLKMENAENQIREEQELKRIAEVKEDLQKYQDTKLNLKSQLDEVKMIIATLGTTMKDVELEIIEGKERIEKLASQVVQASERQEIEERERKLAVCRNDNEKKSRRLAELKQSLQTFTSAHDLVKEQLLGVMQEIQQGVAKQKECLAGLSQKDRSKGLVLEETEDISMKIQQLMEQLASKQEKISQLHLSWKLKKESLQHEVNQRKSTLEEMRRNQTEDEIVLQDMETEHAGIIHETQQLKEQLADFNHFIASHYQNILQAMEKHNNELQTVLTDLTETIYQAKRNN from the exons ATTTTCCAGAAATTTCCAAAATGTGTGACCAGATTTTCAACGATGAGATGCTTATCAATACTTTCAGTACAGTGTTTGATATGAAAGTCACTGTACAAGACATGAAGCAGTTAAAGCCTGACTTTGTGCAGAAAATCTACCTCCTCTTCATTCGGGATTTTGGAGCAGGTCTAGAGCAAATCCATCAG CTTCCATTTGATGTAAGCGAGTCTGTCCAGCAGTACCCAGACATGTACCGGTCTATCATGAGGACGATGGCCCTAGCTAAGGTCATCAACCTGTTTCTCAAGATCATGTACAATGATGACTCCTTCATGTCAGCAGACCTGTTTGACCCAA aaccaagaagaacaagaaggttTTTCTCACTGATGATGGAGTTTTATTATGCTGCAAATGAAAGTACAGAGCAATTGAATGCCATTGAAGAGCAA GTGGCAATTAAGCGTGAAGCACGTGAAAAGCAGCAAGAAAACATTGAGAAGAACATAGCCAAGCTGAGGCAACTCAAGATGGAGAACGCAGAAAATCAGATCCGGGAAGAGCAG GAGCTGAAACGCATTGCAGAAGTGAAGGAGGATTTGCAGAAATACCAAGACACAAAGCTTAACCTGAAATCTCAGCTTGATGAAGTAAAGATGATCATTGCAACTTTAGGAACAACCATGAAAGATGTTGAGCTGGAGATAATTGAG gggaaagagaggatagagaaattAGCCAGCCAAGTTGTGCAGGCCAGTGAACGGCAGGAAATAGAGGAGCGCGAGCGTAAGTTGGCCGTCTGCAGGAATGATAACGAGAAAAAGTCCCGCCGTTTGGCCGAATTGAAGCAGTCGCTGCAGACCTTCACCTCTGCTCATGATTTGGTGAAGGAGCAGCTGCTAGGAGTTATGCAGGAGATCCAGCAGGGAGTTGCCAAGCAGAA GGAATGTCTAGCAGGACTGAGTCAGAAGGACCGTTCTAAAGGCTTAGTGCTGGAAGAAACTGAAGACATTTCCATGAAAATTCAACAGCTGATGGAACAATTAGCCTCCAAGCAAGAGAAGATTTCACAGCTCCACTTGTCATGGAAGCTGAAGAAGGAGAGCCTCCAACACGAAGTTAACCAGCGCAAGTC GACCTTAGAGGAGATGCGACGCAATCAAACCGAGGACGAGATTGTTCTCCAGGACATGGAAACCGAGCATGCGGGGATTATCCACGAAACTCAGCAACTAAAGGAACAGCTTGCTGATTTCAACCATTTCATTGCATCACATTACCAGAATATTTTGCAAGCT aTGGAGAAACACAACAATGAGTTGCAGACAGTGCTGACTGACTTGACTGAGACAATTTACCAAGCCAAGAGAAATAATTAA
- the LOC119598738 gene encoding probable kinetochore protein NUF2 isoform X3, with the protein MCDQIFNDEMLINTFSTVFDMKVTVQDMKQLKPDFVQKIYLLFIRDFGAGLEQIHQLPFDVSESVQQYPDMYRSIMRTMALAKVINLFLKIMYNDDSFMSADLFDPKPRRTRRFFSLMMEFYYAANESTEQLNAIEEQVAIKREAREKQQENIEKNIAKLRQLKMENAENQIREEQELKRIAEVKEDLQKYQDTKLNLKSQLDEVKMIIATLGTTMKDVELEIIEGKERIEKLASQVVQASERQEIEERERKLAVCRNDNEKKSRRLAELKQSLQTFTSAHDLVKEQLLGVMQEIQQGVAKQKECLAGLSQKDRSKGLVLEETEDISMKIQQLMEQLASKQEKISQLHLSWKLKKESLQHEVNQRKSTLEEMRRNQTEDEIVLQDMETEHAGIIHETQQLKEQLADFNHFIASHYQNILQAMEKHNNELQTVLTDLTETIYQAKRNN; encoded by the exons ATGTGTGACCAGATTTTCAACGATGAGATGCTTATCAATACTTTCAGTACAGTGTTTGATATGAAAGTCACTGTACAAGACATGAAGCAGTTAAAGCCTGACTTTGTGCAGAAAATCTACCTCCTCTTCATTCGGGATTTTGGAGCAGGTCTAGAGCAAATCCATCAG CTTCCATTTGATGTAAGCGAGTCTGTCCAGCAGTACCCAGACATGTACCGGTCTATCATGAGGACGATGGCCCTAGCTAAGGTCATCAACCTGTTTCTCAAGATCATGTACAATGATGACTCCTTCATGTCAGCAGACCTGTTTGACCCAA aaccaagaagaacaagaaggttTTTCTCACTGATGATGGAGTTTTATTATGCTGCAAATGAAAGTACAGAGCAATTGAATGCCATTGAAGAGCAA GTGGCAATTAAGCGTGAAGCACGTGAAAAGCAGCAAGAAAACATTGAGAAGAACATAGCCAAGCTGAGGCAACTCAAGATGGAGAACGCAGAAAATCAGATCCGGGAAGAGCAG GAGCTGAAACGCATTGCAGAAGTGAAGGAGGATTTGCAGAAATACCAAGACACAAAGCTTAACCTGAAATCTCAGCTTGATGAAGTAAAGATGATCATTGCAACTTTAGGAACAACCATGAAAGATGTTGAGCTGGAGATAATTGAG gggaaagagaggatagagaaattAGCCAGCCAAGTTGTGCAGGCCAGTGAACGGCAGGAAATAGAGGAGCGCGAGCGTAAGTTGGCCGTCTGCAGGAATGATAACGAGAAAAAGTCCCGCCGTTTGGCCGAATTGAAGCAGTCGCTGCAGACCTTCACCTCTGCTCATGATTTGGTGAAGGAGCAGCTGCTAGGAGTTATGCAGGAGATCCAGCAGGGAGTTGCCAAGCAGAA GGAATGTCTAGCAGGACTGAGTCAGAAGGACCGTTCTAAAGGCTTAGTGCTGGAAGAAACTGAAGACATTTCCATGAAAATTCAACAGCTGATGGAACAATTAGCCTCCAAGCAAGAGAAGATTTCACAGCTCCACTTGTCATGGAAGCTGAAGAAGGAGAGCCTCCAACACGAAGTTAACCAGCGCAAGTC GACCTTAGAGGAGATGCGACGCAATCAAACCGAGGACGAGATTGTTCTCCAGGACATGGAAACCGAGCATGCGGGGATTATCCACGAAACTCAGCAACTAAAGGAACAGCTTGCTGATTTCAACCATTTCATTGCATCACATTACCAGAATATTTTGCAAGCT aTGGAGAAACACAACAATGAGTTGCAGACAGTGCTGACTGACTTGACTGAGACAATTTACCAAGCCAAGAGAAATAATTAA
- the LOC119598738 gene encoding probable kinetochore protein NUF2 isoform X1, giving the protein MGVSVGVGVDFPEISKMCDQIFNDEMLINTFSTVFDMKVTVQDMKQLKPDFVQKIYLLFIRDFGAGLEQIHQLPFDVSESVQQYPDMYRSIMRTMALAKVINLFLKIMYNDDSFMSADLFDPKPRRTRRFFSLMMEFYYAANESTEQLNAIEEQVAIKREAREKQQENIEKNIAKLRQLKMENAENQIREEQELKRIAEVKEDLQKYQDTKLNLKSQLDEVKMIIATLGTTMKDVELEIIEGKERIEKLASQVVQASERQEIEERERKLAVCRNDNEKKSRRLAELKQSLQTFTSAHDLVKEQLLGVMQEIQQGVAKQKECLAGLSQKDRSKGLVLEETEDISMKIQQLMEQLASKQEKISQLHLSWKLKKESLQHEVNQRKSTLEEMRRNQTEDEIVLQDMETEHAGIIHETQQLKEQLADFNHFIASHYQNILQAMEKHNNELQTVLTDLTETIYQAKRNN; this is encoded by the exons ATTTTCCAGAAATTTCCAAAATGTGTGACCAGATTTTCAACGATGAGATGCTTATCAATACTTTCAGTACAGTGTTTGATATGAAAGTCACTGTACAAGACATGAAGCAGTTAAAGCCTGACTTTGTGCAGAAAATCTACCTCCTCTTCATTCGGGATTTTGGAGCAGGTCTAGAGCAAATCCATCAG CTTCCATTTGATGTAAGCGAGTCTGTCCAGCAGTACCCAGACATGTACCGGTCTATCATGAGGACGATGGCCCTAGCTAAGGTCATCAACCTGTTTCTCAAGATCATGTACAATGATGACTCCTTCATGTCAGCAGACCTGTTTGACCCAA aaccaagaagaacaagaaggttTTTCTCACTGATGATGGAGTTTTATTATGCTGCAAATGAAAGTACAGAGCAATTGAATGCCATTGAAGAGCAA GTGGCAATTAAGCGTGAAGCACGTGAAAAGCAGCAAGAAAACATTGAGAAGAACATAGCCAAGCTGAGGCAACTCAAGATGGAGAACGCAGAAAATCAGATCCGGGAAGAGCAG GAGCTGAAACGCATTGCAGAAGTGAAGGAGGATTTGCAGAAATACCAAGACACAAAGCTTAACCTGAAATCTCAGCTTGATGAAGTAAAGATGATCATTGCAACTTTAGGAACAACCATGAAAGATGTTGAGCTGGAGATAATTGAG gggaaagagaggatagagaaattAGCCAGCCAAGTTGTGCAGGCCAGTGAACGGCAGGAAATAGAGGAGCGCGAGCGTAAGTTGGCCGTCTGCAGGAATGATAACGAGAAAAAGTCCCGCCGTTTGGCCGAATTGAAGCAGTCGCTGCAGACCTTCACCTCTGCTCATGATTTGGTGAAGGAGCAGCTGCTAGGAGTTATGCAGGAGATCCAGCAGGGAGTTGCCAAGCAGAA GGAATGTCTAGCAGGACTGAGTCAGAAGGACCGTTCTAAAGGCTTAGTGCTGGAAGAAACTGAAGACATTTCCATGAAAATTCAACAGCTGATGGAACAATTAGCCTCCAAGCAAGAGAAGATTTCACAGCTCCACTTGTCATGGAAGCTGAAGAAGGAGAGCCTCCAACACGAAGTTAACCAGCGCAAGTC GACCTTAGAGGAGATGCGACGCAATCAAACCGAGGACGAGATTGTTCTCCAGGACATGGAAACCGAGCATGCGGGGATTATCCACGAAACTCAGCAACTAAAGGAACAGCTTGCTGATTTCAACCATTTCATTGCATCACATTACCAGAATATTTTGCAAGCT aTGGAGAAACACAACAATGAGTTGCAGACAGTGCTGACTGACTTGACTGAGACAATTTACCAAGCCAAGAGAAATAATTAA